Part of the Candidatus Hydrogenedentota bacterium genome, GACCACCGTCTTATCACGCAGCGTCTCGCCCTCCACGGCGACCAGGGCATCCGTGACCGACTCGATGATCTGCTGCTTCTCTGCGACGCTAAACACGCCTTCGATGACCTTGATGTTCGCGAGTGGCATTGTGTGTCTCCTTAATCTGGCGGGGCGTCTGCCCGCGGTCCAATATCTGCCTTATTGCAGGTATCCCGACCGTTATGGCCGTCACTCTAAAAGGCGTGAGGACTGCCCTTACGATGTGAGGCGGACGCCTCACACCTCCCAATCCG contains:
- a CDS encoding 4-oxalocrotonate tautomerase family protein, with amino-acid sequence MPLANIKVIEGVFSVAEKQQIIESVTDALVAVEGETLRDKTVVIIEETKSGDWGFGGHSLTTRAVRELRNGAAVR